The DNA region ACTCGTACAACGCGATGGTCGGCGTCGAGGTAATTCAGGCCTATCCCTGACCGCGAAAAGACCCCGGGATCGCCACGGCGTTTCCGGGGTCTTTTGCTGTGCACCGGAAAGTTCGAATCGGCGCCCGATACGCGGGCCCGGAACCCGCCGCCGGGCAGGGGTTCGGACCGCCGAGCCCGCGCCCGCGCCCCGGTTCGGCAACGGTCCGGGGGCCGATCGCGACCGCGGAGTTCGATAACAGTGATTCAAATCACTCATGGCCGCTACCCTGTTGTCACCCCGGTTGCTCGCGCCGCGTTTCAAGGGCCCGCCGGCTGCGCGAAAGGCCGTGGAGAGAAAGGCGTCTCGAACATGAGTAGTACCCCGACCGCGGCACCTCCGGCCGCGGAATTCCCCCCGCCGACGCTGGTCACCGGACTCTGGCAGCGCAAGCTGCCGCACTACCCCGAAACCCCCGCCCGCTCCTGGTATCTCTTCCTCGTCGTGACGGTGTCCGTCGCGCTGTACTACCAGCTGTTCGTGTCCGGAGCCGTCGGCAACCAGCTGATCGCCGACTTCCACCTGACCTTCCGATACTTCGTCGGAATCTTCATCATCGGCGCGGCCTTCGGCGCCGTTGCCTCGGTCGTGACCGGGGTGCTGGACCGGTGGGGGCGCGCCAATATCGTCGCCTACGGCACCGTGCTCACCTCGCTGCTCACGCTCTTCGCGCAACCGCAGTGCACGAACAAGGAATCGTTCCTGGCCGTCTACTGCATCATCAGCATCGTCGAGGGCGCGGTGCTGGTGGCCACGCCGGCGCTGGTGCGTGACTTCTCACCTCAGCTGGATCGTGCCTCCGCGATGGGTTTCTGGACCCTGGGGCCGGTACTGGGCGCACTGGTCACCACCGAGATCTCCACGCACACCCTCGACGCGCACCCGGACTGGCAGTACCACTACCGTCTGGCCGGGGTCATCTGCTTGGCGATCTCCCTGATCGGCCTGGTCGGGCTGCGCGAGCTGAGCCCCCGGCTACGGGACCAGATCATGGTGTCGCTGCGGGACAAGGCGCTGATCGAGGCGCGGGCGCGCGGACTGGATGTCGATGCGCTGGAGCGCAATCAGTGGAAACAGATGATGCACCTCGACGTCGTCGGCTCGGCGCTGGGCATCTCGATCTTCCTGGCGTTCTTCTACACCATCGTCTCGTTCCTGCCGGTCTACATGGCCACCAACTTCGGGTTCACCGCCGCCCAGGCCAACGCCCTGGGTAACTGGTACTGGATCGCGACCGCCTTCGCCCTGGTGACGACCGGCATCGTGTCGGACAAGATGAAGGTCCGCAAGCCGTTCATGATCTTCGGCGCGATCATCAGCATCATCGGCACCTTCGTCTTCCTCGGCTACACCGACAGACCCGGCACCGACTACTACACCTTCGCGGCCGTCATGAGCTTCACCGCGGTCGGCACCGGCATCGCCTACTCCACCTGGATGGCCAGTTTCACCGAGACCGTGGAGAAGCGGAATCCGGCGGCCACGGCGGTCGG from Nocardia tengchongensis includes:
- a CDS encoding MFS transporter gives rise to the protein MSSTPTAAPPAAEFPPPTLVTGLWQRKLPHYPETPARSWYLFLVVTVSVALYYQLFVSGAVGNQLIADFHLTFRYFVGIFIIGAAFGAVASVVTGVLDRWGRANIVAYGTVLTSLLTLFAQPQCTNKESFLAVYCIISIVEGAVLVATPALVRDFSPQLDRASAMGFWTLGPVLGALVTTEISTHTLDAHPDWQYHYRLAGVICLAISLIGLVGLRELSPRLRDQIMVSLRDKALIEARARGLDVDALERNQWKQMMHLDVVGSALGISIFLAFFYTIVSFLPVYMATNFGFTAAQANALGNWYWIATAFALVTTGIVSDKMKVRKPFMIFGAIISIIGTFVFLGYTDRPGTDYYTFAAVMSFTAVGTGIAYSTWMASFTETVEKRNPAATAVGLAVWGGVLRTVVTFVLLGLLFVVTAAGTLVNYGPRLQTINAKYHDEITTIQTVGADTLTALGKDPNDVSAQVAALVKLTGDAPADIKTTVELNAKYPQELATLQAIDQKVLIKLLTNPADTAAQATAVGQVAQKFSIPPDQAVARIAAAGKVPVDQLAVASQTGPALTAASAKLEAVSAIPADDLAYLSDHGKEVQQAQADSPKQWKRWWWICLIAQICFIPFVFIMAGHWSPKKAAEEAAEHDAAVQRELASLSQ